Below is a window of Musa acuminata AAA Group cultivar baxijiao unplaced genomic scaffold, Cavendish_Baxijiao_AAA HiC_scaffold_1139, whole genome shotgun sequence DNA.
tttcacttgatataaagtcaatcacctatatgtctgattccATCAAACCATTATTTACTCTAAACTCTTATCTTCCATCTCCAAACTAgtgaagtatcaaatatcaagaatccTATTCCACATTGATATTCATATAAGGTGATCGTGAGATGAACATTCGAACCACTCATTTAATTGTGtcgaactttatatatatatatatatatatatatatatatatatatatatatatatatatatatatatatatatatatatatatatatatatatatatatatatatatatatatatatatatatagagagagagagagagagagagagagagagagagagactaaatTGGACTGATCTGGACATCACTAACACCACCTACTTTGTGAACTTCTAACACAGATTCACAATTATGCATCTTCGGAATCTGAGTTCAACCACTACTGTTTCTTTTTGACAGGAAACAGAAGGTTCCGAAGTTTGGGGAACGAGCAGTGATGAGAATTTAGACCACAGCATCCGTAAAGAAGCGCCTGTTCTACTTGACCTCTCAGTAGATTCTTGGCAtgtagttaggttcacacctcctcttTCAACCCACTATCAATTTCTTTATGgatgagagaagacatttcagagAGATACTACTCCAAGTTGTGATGTTTCTTTTCATGGACAAAGAGGAGAGGATGGTGACCATCACTAAGCATGTTGCAACTGTGGGCTGGCCTCCAATCTCCCATGCTTTACTTTGTTTAAGCAGATTCAATCTTGCTGGTCAATGCAGTAGATTTAAGATTGCGCAGAGTAGTAGGCTATAAGTATTCATCATTCGGTGAGTCCTTCAGCAATGGCTTCACTCTCTGGCATCTCCTCTAGAATTCCTCTggctttgttcttcttcttcttcttatgctgCTGCTTTGCTGCGACAACCTTAGCGCAGCTTTCGTCGTCTTTCTACAACACCTCATGCCCGAACGCTTTGCCCATCATCCAAAGCGCTGTTAAGGCCGCAGTGGCCAAGGAACGCCGCATGGGGGCGTCGCTGCTGCGGCTCCACTTCCATGACTGCTTCGTTCAAGCAAGTCCTGTTACTTCATGATCTCTTCTGCTTGCTAAATCAATCAGTATAGTTTGCATTTCTACCAACGTTGCATGGCCTCAGCAAATTCCATCCCTGTGATATCACAGCCATGCACAGCCTTTTTCATCATATAAAAGACATCATTGACCTAAAAGCTTGGTTTGGTAGCATTCTGTTCTGTCTGATGGAACAGAACTAAGTAATCGGTAGCAACAGTATCCGAGAGTAGTTGAATTAGATGAAGTTTCTAAGCCATAATGCTTTCGACCTAAATGACAGGGGTGTGATGGGTCGGTGTTGCTGGATGACACCTCCGGCTTCACGGGTGAGAAGACTGCCGGTCCCAACAACAACTCTTTGCGCGGATTCGACGTCGTCGACGCCATCAAATCCAAGCTCGAAAGCGCCTGCAAGCAAGTCGTCTCCTGCGCTGACATCCTCGCGGTGGCAGCTCGCGATTCCGTCGTCGCGGTATTCTCTCCCCATCCATGATGTTCGCAGTTTGTGAGTAGAGATCGAGATCAGGTCGTGTTGTCTTGTGACCCTCGTCTCGATCAGTTAGGTGGCCCTTCGTGGACGGTGCAGCTGGGGAGGAGAGACTCGACGACTGCAAGCTTCAGCTCGGCCAACAGCGATATCCCGAGGCCTGACTTCAACCTCACCGACCTCATCTCGGCCTTCTCCGACAAGGACCTCACCACCACAGACATGGTCGCTCTCTCAGGTAGCAGCAACATGACA
It encodes the following:
- the LOC135671370 gene encoding cationic peroxidase 1-like, encoding MGASLLRLHFHDCFVQGCDGSVLLDDTSGFTGEKTAGPNNNSLRGFDVVDAIKSKLESACKQVVSCADILAVAARDSVVALGGPSWTVQLGRRDSTTASFSSANSDIPRPDFNLTDLISAFSDKDLTTTDMVALSGAHTIGQARCTSFRARIYNDTNIDSSLAASLQSSCPSSGDDDNLAPLDASTSTAFDSCYYRNLLSNKGLLHSDQQLHGGGSTDSQVSSYAANSAKFFGDFASAMVKMGSISPLTGSSGEIRTDCRKTN